From the genome of Miscanthus floridulus cultivar M001 chromosome 10, ASM1932011v1, whole genome shotgun sequence, one region includes:
- the LOC136487307 gene encoding WRKY transcription factor 44-like, which yields MKPHEKVVVLKPVASRPFSSLRFFRKVLQDFNDTSSPTITIWEESDLIRLRAALLASLLGDLPTQIAATTVSLTLGIFICTTEGVNVDRAEVCQSDNQYGTEGVYVKLNLQDAGSDTIFEGVEVCFKCCDHVTTCQTSKRHGMGGRLSLDGYSWRKYGQKKVKGSEFPRSYYKCTHPSCPVKRKVETTIDGQIVEIVYSASGGSCIFLEEFGNKSELVDC from the exons ATGAAACCTCATGAGAAGGTTGTTGTTCTGAAGCCTGTGGCCTCCAGGCCTTTCTCCAGCTTAAGGTTCTTCCGAAAGGTTCTGCAAGACTTCAATGACACCAGTTCCCCAACAATCACCATTTGGGAGGAGTCAGATCTAATCAGGCTAAGAGCCGCTCTGTTGGCATCGTTGCTGGGTGATCTTCCAACACAGATAGCAGCAACCACAGTAAGTCTCACACTG GGTATCTTCAT ATGCACAACAGAAGGTGTGAACGTGGACAGAGCTGAAGTGTGCCAGAGCGACAATCAAtacgggacagagggagtatatgttaAACTTAACTTACAGGATGCTGGGTCGGATACCATATTTGAGGGCGTagaagtatgtttcaagtgttgcgACCATGTAACAACATGCCAAACTTCCAAGAGGCATGGTATGGGCGGCCGTTTATCACTTGATGGATACAGCTGGAGGAAATATGGGCAAAAGAAAGTGAAAGGTAGCGAGTTCCCTCGGAGCTACTACAAGTGTACTCACCCCAGCTGCCCTGTGAAGAGGAAGGTGGAGACAACAATAGATGGCCAAATTGTTGAAATTGTGTACAGCG CATCTGGTGGCAGTTGCATTTTCTTGGAGGAATTTGGAAACAAGAGTGAGCTTGTTGATTGTTAG
- the LOC136486031 gene encoding protein TONNEAU 1a-like isoform X2 — MDDYAREMMELKTLVTRTLEKKGVLAKIRAELRASVFEAIEEEDRVVENDDGGNPALLGSCNDRANQLHASPSGRLLTALVCEYLEWAQLSHTMKVYLPECNLPKDFWKNELKDFSNKNGAEGSRSAESGPMLLDVREGYLKYENLSQTRMGGRRMMSSESDPSLNAEHRSMRRPPSASVGSLPPMGRPISSLQASDRRGGSSASNNTRKDEYNWRYDADDISEEVLRASSALESVQLDRKSRNLPTSWRHSGDGAE, encoded by the exons ATGGACGATTACGCCCGGGAGATGATGGAGCTCAAGACGCTCGTCACCCGCACCCTCGAGAAGAAGGGTGTACTCGCCAAGATTAGG GCTGAGCTAAGAGCAAGCGTGTTTGAAGCCATTGAAGAGGAGGATCGGGTGGTGGAGAATGATGATGGCGGGAATCCTGCTTTGCTTGGTAGCTGTAATGACCGAGCTAATCAACTGCATGCTTCACCTTCAG GTAGGTTACTAACTGCACTTGTATGCGAATACTTGGAGTGGGCGCAACTAAGTCACACAATGAAAGTTTACTTGCCAGAGTGTAACCTG CCCAAGGACTTCTGGAAGAATGAACTGAAAGACTTTTCTAACAAAAATGGAGCTGAAGGGAGCAGGAGTGCTGAAAGTGGTCCAATGCTTTTAGATGTTCGCGAAGGTTATCTGAAATATGAG AATTTGTCTCAAACAAGGATGGGCGGCAGGAGGATGATGAGTTCAGAGTCTGATCCATCGCTAAATGCTGAACACCGGAGCATGAGGAGGCCACCATCAGCGTCAGTTGGGAGCCTGCCTCCTATGGGGAG GCCAATCTCTTCGTTGCAGGCATCAG ATCGCAGAGGGGGATCTTCAGCTTCCAATAACACAAGGAAAGATGAGTACAACTGGAGATACGATGCCGATGATATATCTGAAGAGGTGCTGCGGGCATCGTCTGCTCTAGAAAGTGTCCAGTTAGACCGGAAATCTCGGAATCTGCCAACATCTTGGAG GCATTCAGGGGATGGCGCCGAGTGA
- the LOC136486031 gene encoding protein TONNEAU 1a-like isoform X1 yields the protein MDDYAREMMELKTLVTRTLEKKGVLAKIRAELRASVFEAIEEEDRVVENDDGGNPALLGSCNDRANQLHASPSGRLLTALVCEYLEWAQLSHTMKVYLPECNLPKDFWKNELKDFSNKNGAEGSRSAESGPMLLDVREGYLKYENLSQTRMGGRRMMSSESDPSLNAEHRSMRRPPSASVGSLPPMGRPISSLQASDRRGGSSASNNTRKDEYNWRYDADDISEEAFRGWRRVTSNKALELVALTDTVSCNLYTTHLRWYDAWIAVILEKWYISYVCVVL from the exons ATGGACGATTACGCCCGGGAGATGATGGAGCTCAAGACGCTCGTCACCCGCACCCTCGAGAAGAAGGGTGTACTCGCCAAGATTAGG GCTGAGCTAAGAGCAAGCGTGTTTGAAGCCATTGAAGAGGAGGATCGGGTGGTGGAGAATGATGATGGCGGGAATCCTGCTTTGCTTGGTAGCTGTAATGACCGAGCTAATCAACTGCATGCTTCACCTTCAG GTAGGTTACTAACTGCACTTGTATGCGAATACTTGGAGTGGGCGCAACTAAGTCACACAATGAAAGTTTACTTGCCAGAGTGTAACCTG CCCAAGGACTTCTGGAAGAATGAACTGAAAGACTTTTCTAACAAAAATGGAGCTGAAGGGAGCAGGAGTGCTGAAAGTGGTCCAATGCTTTTAGATGTTCGCGAAGGTTATCTGAAATATGAG AATTTGTCTCAAACAAGGATGGGCGGCAGGAGGATGATGAGTTCAGAGTCTGATCCATCGCTAAATGCTGAACACCGGAGCATGAGGAGGCCACCATCAGCGTCAGTTGGGAGCCTGCCTCCTATGGGGAG GCCAATCTCTTCGTTGCAGGCATCAG ATCGCAGAGGGGGATCTTCAGCTTCCAATAACACAAGGAAAGATGAGTACAACTGGAGATACGATGCCGATGATATATCTGAAGAG GCATTCAGGGGATGGCGCCGAGTGACAAGCAACAAGGCTTTGGAGCTGGTTGCTTTGACTGACACTGTATCGTGTAATTTGTATACCACTCATTTGCGGTGGTACGATGCTTGGATTGCTGTTATACTAGAGAAATGGTACATTAGTTATGTATGTGTTGTCTTGTAA